Proteins encoded by one window of Cucurbita pepo subsp. pepo cultivar mu-cu-16 chromosome LG14, ASM280686v2, whole genome shotgun sequence:
- the LOC111810926 gene encoding 60S ribosomal protein L10-like produces the protein MGRRPARCYRQIKNKPYPKSRFCRGVPDPKIRIYDVGMKRKGVDEFPFCVHLVSWEKENVSSEALEAARIACNKYMTKFAGKDAFHLRVRVHPFHVLRINKMLSCAGADRLQTGMRGAFGKPLGTCARVDIGQVLLSVRCKDNNGQNAQEALRRAKFKFPGRQKIIVSRKWGFTKFSRAEYLKYKAENKILPDGVNAKLLGCHGPLANRQPGRAFLSQTA, from the coding sequence ATGGGGAGAAGACCGGCTAGGTGTTACCGACAGATTAAAAACAAACCATACCCTAAGTCTCGATTTTGTCGTGGTGTCCCCGATCCCAAGATTAGGATCTATGATGTTGGcatgaaaaggaaaggagtTGATGAATTTCCATTCTGTGTCCACCTTGTGAGttgggagaaagaaaatgtgtcAAGTGAGGCTTTGGAAGCAGCTAGGATTGCCTGCAATAAGTATATGACCAAGTTTGCTGGGAAGGATGCGTTCCATTTGAGGGTTCGGGTTCACCCGTTCCATGTTCTACGTATTAACAAGATGCTTTCGTGTGCTGGGGCTGATAGGCTCCAAACTGGTATGAGAGGTGCATTTGGCAAACCACTAGGAACCTGTGCGAGGGTGGACATCGGTCAGGTTCTCCTTTCGGTTCGCTGCAAGGACAACAACGGACAGAATGCGCAGGAGGCTCTCCGCCGAGCTAAGTTCAAGTTTCCTGGTCGTCAGAAGATCATTGTAAGCAGGAAGTGGGGGTTCACTAAATTCAGCCGAGCTGAGTATCTGAAGTACAAGGCAGAGAACAAGATTCTTCCTGATGGTGTTAACGCAAAGCTTCTTGGTTGCCATGGGCCTCTTGCTAACCGTCAGCCTGGAAGAGCTTTTCTATCTCAAACTGCATAG
- the LOC111810489 gene encoding cationic amino acid transporter 8, vacuolar-like — translation MDEPTTEPPHEPPPSVERSYWRRWSKQDIFPEESFRDCSSYKYALSQTCSRLKDRLLDRSSDANELFELPKVSEVGMKKCLTWWDLIWLAFGSVVGSGIFTITGLEARDDAGPAIVVSYVVSGISALLSVFCYTEFAVEIPVAGGSFSFLRIELGDFIAFIAAGNIFLEAIVGAAGLGRSWSSYFASMINTDNPDFLRIKVNFLSEGFNLLDPIAVVVLLVANGIAMSGTRRTSFLTWITSVLSTFLIFFVIVVGFMRGKSSNLVPFFPFGAKGVFRAAAVVYWSYTGFDMVATMAEETKQPSRDIPVGLIGSMSMISVIYCLMALSLTMLQKYTEIDRNAAFSVAFDKIGMTWAKYLVSIVAIKGMTTSLLVGSMGQARYTTQIARAHLIPPLFALVHPKTGTPVYATLLTTITSAIVSFFSSLDVLSTVFSFSTLSIFMLMAVALLVRRYYVKDTTPRSDYIKFLILLFLIFGSSIALTVVWNLDRQGWIEYVVPASIWFLSTLAMSFLPKYRLPKVWGVPLVPWLPSLSIGMNLALIGSLGRVAFLRFFICSAVMLLYYLFVGLHSTYDVAHQDGLGSQNEERKENASRVVC, via the coding sequence ATGGACGAACCCACGACAGAGCCACCACATGAACCGCCGCCGTCGGTGGAAAGAAGTTACTGGAGGAGGTGGAGCAAGCAAGACATTTTTCCAGAAGAGTCATTCCGGGACTGTTCTTCGTACAAATATGCTTTGTCGCAAACGTGTTCTCGCCTTAAGGACCGTTTATTGGACCGTTCCTCCGACGCTAATGAGCTCTTCGAACTTCCTAAGGTCAGCGAAGTCGGGATGAAGAAATGTCTCACTTGGTGGGACTTGATTTGGCTTGCTTTTGGCTCTGTTGTTGGTTCTGGTATTTTCACGATCACTGGCCTCGAAGCTCGCGATGATGCTGGACCTGCAATTGTGGTCTCTTACGTAGTTTCGGGGATCTCTGCGTTGCTCTCTGTCTTCTGTTATACTGAATTCGCTGTTGAAATTCCCGTCGCCGGAGGTTCCTTCTCGTTTCTTCGCATCGAATTGGGGGATTTTATTGCGTTTATCGCCGCGGGGAATATCTTCTTGGAGGCGATTGTTGGTGCGGCTGGACTCGGGCGGTCTTGGTCTTCCTATTTTGCGAGTATGATCAACACTGATAACCCTGATTTTCTTCGGATTAAGGTGAATTTCTTGTCGGAAGGGTTTAATCTTCTTGATCCAATTGCTGTTGTAGTGCTTCTTGTTGCTAATGGTATTGCTATGAGTGGAACGAGGAGGACATCTTTCTTGACATGGATAACTTCTGTGCTCAGTACTTTCCTAATTTTCTTTGTGATTGTGGTTGGATTTATGAGAGGGAAATCTTCAAATTTGGTaccctttttcccttttggtgCGAAGGGTGTTTTTCGAGCTGCAGCTGTTGTTTATTGGTCTTATACTGGATTTGATATGGTGGCCACCATGGCTGAGGAAACCAAGCAACCTTCAAGGGATATACCGGTGGGATTGATTGGATCCATGTCTATGATCTCTGTGATCTATTGCTTGATGGCCTTGTCATTAACAATGCTGCAAAAGTATACGGAGATAGATAGGAATGCAGCCTTTTCCGTTGCATTTGATAAAATTGGGATGACATGGGCTAAATACTTAGTTAGCATAGTTGCTATCAAGGGAATGACTACAAGCTTGCTGGTGGGATCTATGGGGCAAGCTCGCTACACCACACAGATTGCTAGAGCCCATTTGATTCCACCCCTTTTCGCCTTGGTTCACCCGAAAACGGGAACTCCCGTATATGCTACACTTTTGACGACCATAACTAGTGcaattgtttcatttttctctagTTTGGATGTCTTATCAACTGTTTTTTCATTCAGCAcactttccatttttatgcTTATGGCTGTTGCATTACTTGTAAGGAGGTACTATGTTAAGGACACAACACCAAGAAGCGATTATATCAAGTttctgattttgttgtttctgaTCTTTGGTTCTTCTATAGCGTTGACAGTAGTTTGGAATTTGGATAGGCAAGGATGGATAGAATATGTTGTGCCTGCCTCTATTTGGTTCCTTAGCACGTTGGCTATGTCGTTCCTTCCCAAGTACCGATTGCCGAAAGTTTGGGGTGTCCCTCTTGTTCCCTGGCTCCCATCACTGTCTATAGGGATGAATCTCGCTCTTATTGGATCTTTGGGTCGCGTGGCGTTCTTAAGGTTCTTCATTTGCAGCGCAGTAATGCTTCTGTACTATCTGTTCGTTGGCCTTCATTCCACATATGATGTAGCTCATCAAGATGGCTTGGGATCCCAAAATGAGGAGAGAAAAGAGAACGCTAGTAGGGTGGTATGTTAG